The DNA region CTCAAAAAAGAGAAACTTAAACTTAAAGACGAAGCGTATGCAACAATCGTTGCTTACAAAAAAGAACACAATCTCTAAAACAAGAGCTCTTGCAATTTTGCAAGAGCCAAATTGAGTTTAAAGGCTCAATCCTCCTACATTCACTTTTTTCCCTTGACTGTTTTCCTTACAAAATTCCACAATTTTTCCATGAAACCGTGCATAAAGTTCTGTTAAAGAGATCTCTTTTCCATAAAGCTGATTGATTTTTGATTGATTGTGCAAAAGGCCTTCAACCATCCATTCTTGAAGAGCAGCATAAGATTCAAAGCTATAGTCAAAACCTTCAAGCAAACGTGCCGTATAGGCATCAACAACCATAGCCTCTTGTTTACAGGCATAACAGAGGATAGAGTCGGCACTCTCTTCACCAATCCCTTTTTGTGCCAACAACCACTCACGATCGACTGCTTCACAAAAAAATTCAAAGGAGCTAAACGCTTCAAGAATAGCGTTTGCTAACAAGGAAAGATTTTTTGCTTTAGTATTGTAAAATCCACTGGGCTTAATGTGCATAGCAAGTGATTCAAGATCAAGAAGCGAAAGCTTTTCCAAGCTATCAATTCCTGCACACTCTAAGTTTGCCATACTGATTTCAACTTTTTCCCATTTGGTCTGTTGGGTTAAAATGGCGCCAACAATCACCCAAAAGGTACCAGAGCGCGGCCACCACAAAGGATCACGCGTGGTCTTGAGATAGCCTTTCTGTTTGAGGGCAACCAAAAGATCAAAACTATTCATGTACAGCCTTAGTGATCAAACGCTCTTGGTCATCAAAGACACGCAGTTTAAACGCTTCAATACACTTACCTTCTTCTATTTCCATAACAATCATCTGCAAAATCTTTTTACATTTCTTTGGAATTTCTAAGGAAGCGGGAAGTCCTGTAAGAAAACGTTTGAGTGGAGCATCTTTATCCATGCCTATAACGCCATCACGTGCCCCGCTAAGCCCAACATCGGTGACATAGCATGTTCCCTCAACGATTTGAAGATCGTCCGTTCCTACGTGCGTGTGAGTACCTAAAATGGCACTCACTTTGCCTTTTAAAAGCATATGCATCGCTCGCTTCTCTGAAGTCACTTCCGCATGAAAATCAATAATGATGGTTTCAACGCCTTCTGTTCTTAAGGTATCGACTACTTTTTGCGCTGCTAAAAAAGGATTTTCTACCATTGGCATCCCATAGTGTCCCATGATATTGACGATGGCAATCTTTTCATCCTTTACATGTAAAACGCTCACGCCTCGCCCCGGTACACCAACAGGGTAATTTAGAGGCCTAAGAATAGGCATCACCTCTAAAAGAGGGATGATCTCTTTTTTATCCCACGAATGATTTCCCCCTGTGAGAATATCAGCGCCATAGGAGAAAAGTTCTTTGGCGTGCTGAGAAGCTAAACCAAAGCCATGGCTGGCATTTTCGCCATTGGCGATGACAAAATCCAGTTCAAATTCTTGGCGAAGTTTGCGAAGGTATTGCTCCAACATCGTACGACCCGGTTTGCCTACAATATCCCCGATAAACCCTACTCTCATGCCTTCGTCCTAAGGTGAAGCAACACGGTAGCAATGATATCGTCATCATCCCGACTACGTGATTGCAACATGATTTTTTTCTCATCTTCGTATTTGATCGTAATATTTTGCCCGTAATTGGAGATAAGGACAATGTTTTGTTGTGTCGCTAAAATTTTAATCTCAATCAGTTGCAAGAACTGCTTTGTCGAAACATCAAGTTTGCCAAAACGATCCACCATCTCTTCTTCGATTTCTAAAACATCATGCACACTTGCACAACGGCTCAAACGTCTGTATAATTCGAGTCGTACACGGTCTTCTGCGATGTCATTGTCGCTAATGAATGCACTAATGGAAAGCTTAATCTCAACCTCTCGTGAAGCAATCGGTGTTTTACCCAAAAGCGAATTGATCGCATCTTCAAGCATTTTAAGATAGAGGGAATACCCAATATTTTTGATATGCCCACTTTGTGCTTCACCCACCAAATTACCGCCACCTCTGATTTCAAGGTCATGGTAGGCAAGGATGGAACCACTGCCTAGATACGAATTGGATTCAAGTGCAATAAGACGTTTTTTGGCAGATTCCGAGAGTTCTTCTTTATCTTTCACCAAAAAGTAACAAAAGCCTTGGCGCTTACTACGCCCTACGCGACCACGAAGTTGGTGCAGATCTGCCATACCAAAGTGATCGGCTGAATCGATAAGAATCGTATTGACATTGGGAATATGAATACCTGATTCGATGATGGAGGTACTTAAAAGTACATCATACGCTTTCTCTTCAAAATGCAACATCTCTTTTTCGGTGATAGCCGCACTGATTTCTGAATGAAGTGTGAGAATGCGTAGATTGGGCATCATAGAGAGCAGCTCTTTACGTTTAGCCTCAATGGTAGCAATACGGTTGTGCACAAAAAAGACCTGCCCACCACGTCTCATTTCCCGAATAATCGCCTCTTTGATAACCTTTTCATCATACTCTTTCACGAACGTTCGCACATCTTCTCGATCATTAGGTGGTGTTAAAAGCTGTGAATACTGCTTAATGGAACTCAGTGCCATATTGAGACTTCTTGGAATGGGCGTGGCACTCATAGAGAGAATGTGGACATTTTCACGGAAGTTTTTAAGCTTCTCTTTTTGTTTGACACCAAATTTATGCTCTTCATCCACCACCACAAGCGCAGGATTGTGTAGTTCTACTTCAAACAAAGAGTGCGTTCCTACGCAAACGTGCAACTCGCCACTTTTGAGCTCTTTTAAAATCACCTGCTTTTGAGCGGGAGAAGTAAAACGATCCAATTGCGCTACTTTGATGTTGTACTTGGCAAAACGGGTTGAAAGGCTCTTAAAATGCTGCGAACATAAAAGTGTGGTAGGTGCAATTAAGATCGCCTGAAAGCCTTTTCGTACCGTCGCAAATATTGCATTCATCGCCACTTCTGTCTTACCAAAACCGACATCACCACTGAGCAGTCTGTCCATCATCTTACCGCTTTTGAAATCACTCAAAATTTCGCCAATAACCCGTCGTTGATCTTCGGTATACGTAAAGCCTGCATCGGCTTCAAACAATGCCATTTCACCCTGTTCCATAGCAATGCTGAGCCCATCCACCATCTCACGTTTAGCCGCAATGGCAATGATCTCA from Sulfurospirillum diekertiae includes:
- a CDS encoding 3-methyladenine DNA glycosylase; the protein is MNSFDLLVALKQKGYLKTTRDPLWWPRSGTFWVIVGAILTQQTKWEKVEISMANLECAGIDSLEKLSLLDLESLAMHIKPSGFYNTKAKNLSLLANAILEAFSSFEFFCEAVDREWLLAQKGIGEESADSILCYACKQEAMVVDAYTARLLEGFDYSFESYAALQEWMVEGLLHNQSKINQLYGKEISLTELYARFHGKIVEFCKENSQGKKVNVGGLSL
- the mfd gene encoding transcription-repair coupling factor — protein: MLQAACYEFLQTKNDLQLLGVKGEKEAFLASEVALFLGKKSYVLPDLRANSGDDLLSFHEEIVELLRVLQAFYKDNSPKKILIAPLRTLLTPLPKAELFDTLSLEFGMRLHLEHFKEQMFYWGYLAVDVVQDKGEISVRGDIIDIFPPDSEKALRLSLFDDEVESIRFFDCESQKSAKEELESYTLFPALFALDEERHTLMQKRIDSLKSDSFTKDVHSLGLWVLGESGAVYTEAFKTYLSMDAVAELDEIALFDEVGAKKLQSLPSIPEAKAYREIAPSNIKTFLELHQNKKITLLAKNEVLLRIVDIEPLHVKWIQSERIVNIMNAEEVILSLNKPSTKIKRKRANIVLDELKSGDYVVHENYGIGIFKGLTQVTVLGATKDFVLIEYLGDDKLLLPVENLHVIDRYIGESGGLVSVDRLGKGSFQKLKAKTRERLLEIASEIIAIAAKREMVDGLSIAMEQGEMALFEADAGFTYTEDQRRVIGEILSDFKSGKMMDRLLSGDVGFGKTEVAMNAIFATVRKGFQAILIAPTTLLCSQHFKSLSTRFAKYNIKVAQLDRFTSPAQKQVILKELKSGELHVCVGTHSLFEVELHNPALVVVDEEHKFGVKQKEKLKNFRENVHILSMSATPIPRSLNMALSSIKQYSQLLTPPNDREDVRTFVKEYDEKVIKEAIIREMRRGGQVFFVHNRIATIEAKRKELLSMMPNLRILTLHSEISAAITEKEMLHFEEKAYDVLLSTSIIESGIHIPNVNTILIDSADHFGMADLHQLRGRVGRSKRQGFCYFLVKDKEELSESAKKRLIALESNSYLGSGSILAYHDLEIRGGGNLVGEAQSGHIKNIGYSLYLKMLEDAINSLLGKTPIASREVEIKLSISAFISDNDIAEDRVRLELYRRLSRCASVHDVLEIEEEMVDRFGKLDVSTKQFLQLIEIKILATQQNIVLISNYGQNITIKYEDEKKIMLQSRSRDDDDIIATVLLHLRTKA
- a CDS encoding TIGR00282 family metallophosphoesterase codes for the protein MRVGFIGDIVGKPGRTMLEQYLRKLRQEFELDFVIANGENASHGFGLASQHAKELFSYGADILTGGNHSWDKKEIIPLLEVMPILRPLNYPVGVPGRGVSVLHVKDEKIAIVNIMGHYGMPMVENPFLAAQKVVDTLRTEGVETIIIDFHAEVTSEKRAMHMLLKGKVSAILGTHTHVGTDDLQIVEGTCYVTDVGLSGARDGVIGMDKDAPLKRFLTGLPASLEIPKKCKKILQMIVMEIEEGKCIEAFKLRVFDDQERLITKAVHE